From a region of the Odoribacter splanchnicus DSM 20712 genome:
- a CDS encoding glycoside hydrolase family 3 N-terminal domain-containing protein, producing the protein MKEKIILLFIGLLVFQGSYSQPAEVSRHSWADSVLHQMSLDEKIGQLFMIAAYSNKNENYENELEKQIRQYHVGGLIFFQGKPTQQIKLTNRYQKAAKYPLMIGMDAEHGVGWRLETAMEFPKMLTNGAIRKDSLIYALGATIARHCQELGVHVNFAPVVDINSNPRNPIIGMRSFGEDPEEVTQKAILYAYGSLSQNVLPVIKHFPGHGDTDTDSHHTLPVIPHSRQRLDSVELYPYQHLIEAGIPAVMVSHLAVKSIDSTGIPASLSSPVIQELLRRDLNFSGLCFTDAMNMKGVTQNSQPGEAEVKALLAGNDMLLFPANLGKAVEAIKKALTDSLLDERTIDEKCRKILEAKQKYVLPNVYPAETPGLWSRLNSPTDIALKQQLYQAAITLIKNTDSLLPLKRLDTLRIASLNFGARAVNNFQTTLERYTQVTHFVANKKLSDEELRNLQKKLQPFNCIIIYNNLSTNSAQKNFGYSPVLDTLIRQQTGKRIILCHPGIPYGLASYASLPTDALLLSYENHLYAQQYAAQAIFGGIAMTARLPVCVNPDYPAGTGIQTPKTRLSYTSPEMCRLDSEKLAKIDSICQLAVQAHATPGCQVLIAKDGNIFYNKAFGHHTYKQTTPNKTSDIYDLASVTKITATLPAIIKLYDSRKINLAAPLSDYYPPLKETDKKDITVQEVLCHNAGLKTFLPLFTDAIDPKSLPGPLFTSKRTAHNTTRLKDRLYVNLNYRFKDSTVSNSPKPGYKYMEPGLYMFPAYQDTIRSCILHSPLNPKKEYAYSDLGFILLKFAVEHVTEKSLDQYCQEEFYRKLGMYHTDFLAHKRLNKNNLVPSCVDKLYRKTELKGYVHDPVAALLGGIAGHAGLFSTAEDLAKMMQLYLNGGTYGGEYYFSPETMVTFSCKNNLFPKNRRGLGFDKPEPDQTKINPVSKCLPLTSFGHTGFTGIMAWCDPDNKLLYLFLSNRTYPDEFNTKLSEMNIRTQIQDIIYQALEESKIRYN; encoded by the coding sequence ATGAAAGAAAAAATCATTTTACTGTTTATAGGTCTTCTGGTATTTCAGGGGAGTTATTCCCAACCGGCCGAAGTATCCCGGCATTCCTGGGCCGATTCGGTCCTCCACCAAATGAGTCTGGATGAAAAAATAGGCCAACTCTTCATGATTGCGGCCTACAGCAACAAGAACGAAAATTACGAAAACGAACTGGAAAAACAAATCCGGCAATATCACGTCGGAGGGCTCATTTTTTTCCAGGGGAAACCGACTCAGCAAATCAAACTAACCAACCGGTATCAAAAAGCAGCGAAATATCCTTTAATGATCGGGATGGATGCGGAACACGGAGTAGGCTGGCGCCTGGAAACTGCGATGGAATTCCCCAAAATGCTGACCAACGGGGCTATCCGGAAAGATAGTCTGATTTATGCATTGGGAGCAACTATCGCCCGGCATTGCCAGGAACTAGGGGTTCACGTAAACTTCGCCCCGGTAGTAGATATCAATAGCAATCCCCGGAACCCGATCATCGGAATGCGTTCTTTCGGCGAAGACCCGGAGGAGGTTACCCAAAAAGCGATCTTATATGCTTATGGCTCTTTGAGTCAAAACGTGCTTCCCGTCATCAAACACTTTCCGGGGCATGGAGATACCGATACCGATTCTCACCATACCCTGCCTGTCATCCCACATTCCCGCCAACGCCTCGACTCTGTCGAACTCTATCCTTACCAGCATCTGATCGAAGCCGGCATTCCGGCGGTTATGGTCTCCCATCTGGCGGTTAAATCGATAGATTCGACAGGCATTCCGGCTTCTCTCTCCAGCCCGGTCATTCAGGAATTGTTACGCCGGGATCTGAACTTCTCCGGCCTGTGCTTCACCGATGCCATGAATATGAAGGGGGTAACCCAAAACTCCCAGCCCGGCGAAGCAGAAGTAAAAGCACTGCTAGCAGGTAACGACATGCTCCTTTTTCCGGCCAATCTGGGAAAAGCAGTGGAAGCGATCAAAAAAGCCCTGACCGATAGCCTGTTGGACGAGCGGACGATCGATGAAAAATGCCGGAAGATACTGGAAGCAAAGCAAAAATATGTATTACCGAATGTTTATCCGGCCGAAACCCCGGGTCTATGGTCACGTCTCAACTCTCCTACCGACATAGCTCTGAAGCAACAACTTTACCAGGCAGCCATCACCCTGATTAAAAATACAGACTCTTTACTTCCCCTCAAACGCCTGGATACCCTCCGTATCGCCAGTCTGAATTTCGGAGCCAGAGCAGTAAACAATTTTCAAACGACACTGGAACGTTATACTCAAGTCACTCACTTCGTAGCAAACAAAAAATTATCGGACGAAGAACTCCGGAATTTGCAAAAAAAGCTTCAACCTTTTAATTGTATCATTATTTATAATAACCTGAGTACGAATTCGGCTCAAAAAAATTTCGGTTATTCGCCGGTCTTAGATACCCTGATCCGGCAGCAAACCGGCAAGCGAATCATTTTATGCCATCCGGGCATCCCATACGGTCTCGCTTCCTACGCTTCCCTCCCGACCGATGCTTTATTGCTCAGCTACGAAAATCATCTTTATGCCCAACAGTATGCGGCACAAGCCATTTTCGGAGGCATAGCCATGACTGCCCGGCTCCCGGTTTGTGTAAATCCGGATTATCCGGCCGGTACAGGTATTCAAACGCCCAAAACCAGACTGAGTTATACCAGTCCGGAGATGTGCCGCCTGGATTCTGAAAAATTAGCCAAAATCGACTCCATCTGCCAACTGGCGGTCCAGGCACATGCCACCCCCGGCTGTCAGGTGCTGATTGCCAAAGACGGTAATATCTTTTACAATAAGGCCTTCGGTCATCATACCTACAAACAAACGACTCCCAACAAAACATCCGACATTTACGATTTGGCCTCCGTAACCAAAATCACAGCCACCCTACCGGCCATAATCAAACTGTACGATTCCCGGAAAATCAATTTGGCGGCTCCGTTGTCGGACTATTATCCTCCATTAAAAGAGACCGATAAAAAAGACATCACCGTACAGGAAGTACTATGCCACAATGCAGGTTTGAAAACCTTTCTGCCTTTATTTACGGATGCTATCGATCCGAAATCGCTCCCCGGACCTTTATTTACCAGCAAACGGACAGCGCACAACACCACCCGCCTGAAAGACAGGTTATATGTAAATCTCAATTATCGGTTTAAAGACAGCACGGTCTCCAATTCCCCGAAACCGGGCTATAAATACATGGAACCCGGACTTTATATGTTCCCGGCCTACCAGGACACGATCCGGTCCTGTATACTTCATTCACCGCTAAATCCTAAAAAAGAATATGCCTACAGCGATTTGGGGTTTATTCTTCTGAAATTTGCAGTGGAACACGTAACTGAAAAATCGTTAGACCAATACTGTCAGGAAGAATTTTATCGGAAATTAGGTATGTACCATACCGATTTTCTTGCTCACAAACGCCTGAATAAAAATAATCTGGTTCCTTCGTGTGTCGATAAACTTTACCGCAAAACGGAACTCAAGGGCTATGTACACGACCCTGTCGCAGCGCTGCTCGGTGGCATTGCAGGACATGCCGGTCTCTTTTCAACAGCAGAAGACCTGGCCAAAATGATGCAATTGTATCTGAACGGAGGAACCTATGGAGGAGAATATTATTTTTCACCTGAAACGATGGTCACCTTCAGCTGTAAAAACAATCTGTTTCCTAAAAACCGCAGAGGCCTGGGTTTCGACAAACCCGAACCGGATCAAACCAAGATCAATCCGGTCAGTAAGTGTCTCCCTTTGACCAGCTTCGGACATACCGGTTTCACGGGGATTATGGCCTGGTGCGACCCGGATAACAAGCTGTTATACCTATTTTTATCCAACCGGACTTATCCCGACGAATTTAACACAAAATTATCTGAAATGAATATACGGACCCAAATACAGGATATTATATATCAGGCTTTGGAAGAAAGTAAAATCAGGTACAATTAG
- a CDS encoding Kelch repeat-containing protein, which yields MKKVNFLCLIMLGLFFVACHSNDDTWGDWSRGYSFSGKPRTGAVTFTLNGEVYVGLGRNENVEEKDKYLTDFWKFNGKSWVSVASFPTVGRAGAVAFVVGEEGHQVAYVGTGYREYLGKETYYDNFYTFDGVSWDTTTVIKLPKPADRKDGGRRDGIAFSLNGKGYVGTGLVSGGMVVNDMYCFDPSKSGDAAWSNVEFRGEPRCGAVAFVIKDKAVVCLGAASSSGSNFRRDVYTFDGTTWDDKEPLVDQDGRGFDNDYNQIPRAYAVAFVSSRDGGVLKGYVATGNGSYPGTCWEYNIDTDRWDEVTELPAAMNRRAYAVGFTFNDYGYVTTGGSTMNAPIDVDTWKFTPGIDEDDDNDYAPRE from the coding sequence ATGAAAAAAGTAAATTTTTTATGCCTGATAATGCTGGGGTTATTTTTTGTTGCTTGTCATTCAAATGACGATACGTGGGGAGACTGGTCCCGGGGTTATTCGTTTAGTGGAAAACCCAGAACAGGCGCTGTGACTTTTACCTTGAACGGTGAAGTTTATGTCGGTCTTGGTAGAAATGAAAATGTTGAAGAAAAGGATAAATATTTGACGGATTTCTGGAAGTTTAACGGTAAATCGTGGGTCTCTGTCGCCAGTTTTCCTACTGTTGGACGTGCCGGTGCTGTGGCATTCGTCGTCGGTGAAGAAGGTCATCAGGTGGCTTATGTCGGAACCGGATACCGTGAATATTTGGGTAAAGAAACGTATTATGACAATTTTTATACTTTCGATGGGGTCAGTTGGGATACTACTACAGTCATTAAATTACCGAAGCCTGCGGATCGTAAGGATGGTGGACGTAGAGACGGTATAGCCTTTTCTTTAAATGGTAAAGGTTATGTCGGGACCGGACTGGTTAGCGGTGGAATGGTGGTGAACGATATGTATTGTTTCGATCCTTCAAAATCAGGAGATGCTGCCTGGAGTAACGTTGAGTTCCGTGGCGAACCGCGTTGTGGTGCCGTTGCTTTTGTGATCAAAGACAAAGCTGTGGTATGTCTTGGTGCTGCTTCTTCTTCCGGATCCAATTTCCGCCGGGATGTATATACCTTCGACGGTACGACCTGGGATGATAAAGAGCCTTTAGTTGATCAGGACGGACGTGGTTTCGACAATGATTATAATCAGATTCCCCGCGCATATGCCGTTGCTTTTGTGTCTTCAAGAGATGGAGGTGTATTGAAAGGATATGTGGCTACAGGTAACGGAAGTTATCCGGGTACTTGCTGGGAATATAATATCGATACTGACCGTTGGGATGAAGTGACCGAATTGCCTGCTGCGATGAACAGACGTGCTTATGCCGTAGGATTTACCTTTAATGATTACGGGTATGTGACTACCGGAGGATCGACAATGAATGCTCCGATAGATGTCGATACCTGGAAATTTACTCCTGGAATCGACGAAGACGATGATAACGACTATGCACCTCGTGAATAG
- a CDS encoding TlpA disulfide reductase family protein, with product MKKSLLSLAVIAVSLSACDTTPKYNINGTITGGEANNVYLLQRQGRTIDTLAKAPVAEGKFKLTGSVAGLTPAFIVVEGQRGGDLIFVENADFTANLNLENPTASKIEGTATQGIANQYTAISNEMGKMAKELNQSYRTAYQEKDEAKMKELQEQYENLMKDYEAKEDAINKANADSYVAAYILAGKLYEYDYEKLVEKFNTLGENAKATEPGKTIADRIQKLSAVAVGQVAPDFTLNTPDGKPLSMHSIKGKVKVIDFWASWCGPCRGENPNVVKMYEKFHPKGLEILSVSLDEDKDAWLKAIEDDKLTWNHVSDLKGWQNAAAQLYCVNGIPHLVVLDENNVIVAKDLRGEELQNKVAELLK from the coding sequence ATGAAGAAAAGTTTATTATCTTTAGCTGTTATAGCCGTATCACTATCAGCCTGTGACACAACACCGAAATACAATATCAACGGGACCATTACAGGAGGCGAAGCGAACAACGTTTATTTATTACAACGTCAGGGACGTACGATCGATACACTGGCCAAAGCTCCTGTAGCCGAAGGCAAATTCAAACTGACAGGTAGCGTTGCCGGGCTGACCCCAGCTTTTATCGTCGTTGAAGGACAACGGGGAGGGGATCTTATTTTTGTAGAGAATGCCGATTTTACTGCAAACTTAAATCTGGAAAATCCGACAGCTTCTAAAATCGAAGGAACTGCCACCCAAGGAATAGCCAATCAATATACCGCAATCTCAAACGAAATGGGTAAAATGGCTAAAGAGCTGAACCAAAGTTACAGGACTGCCTACCAGGAAAAAGATGAAGCTAAAATGAAAGAATTGCAGGAGCAGTACGAGAACTTGATGAAAGATTATGAAGCTAAAGAAGATGCTATAAACAAAGCGAATGCAGACAGCTATGTCGCTGCTTATATTTTAGCCGGCAAACTCTACGAATATGATTATGAAAAACTAGTCGAAAAATTCAATACCCTGGGGGAAAATGCCAAAGCAACAGAACCGGGAAAAACAATCGCCGACAGAATCCAGAAATTATCTGCAGTAGCAGTAGGCCAGGTTGCTCCTGATTTTACTTTGAATACTCCCGACGGAAAACCGCTGTCTATGCACTCTATCAAAGGTAAAGTAAAAGTGATCGATTTCTGGGCATCCTGGTGTGGCCCTTGCCGTGGAGAAAATCCCAACGTAGTGAAAATGTATGAGAAATTCCATCCGAAAGGACTCGAAATTCTGAGTGTATCTCTGGATGAGGATAAAGATGCCTGGTTGAAAGCGATCGAAGATGATAAATTGACCTGGAATCACGTTTCCGACTTGAAAGGATGGCAAAATGCAGCTGCACAACTTTATTGTGTAAATGGAATTCCTCACTTGGTTGTATTGGACGAAAACAATGTTATTGTTGCCAAAGATTTGAGAGGAGAAGAATTACAAAATAAAGTAGCTGAATTGTTGAAATAA
- a CDS encoding DUF4270 family protein, with amino-acid sequence MRLIFFLLIATLGLYSCNNDLTTIGQDLINNGNHIEVQTTLLKETGTIKIDSFITSSGRYGSAITEMFMGRYKDQYSGVTTASPCFQIVPVSQPSINFRYLLDSVTFHFKVGKNIWGDTTETATPQTLSLYRLARLPEFRTDQNDYFYNRDSIPWGDKLATVSFIPKRMIMNQVYFKLEKDTLTERMFAMMQNDDPIFRPNSNSEISYYKFINYFKGLAIQSGKDNNCLLSLEMIPDSLYMRFHYHNADQKYTYDLKLLSQRNEYQYFNVKNIPSEKYGFEALTEQTKEVKFTEHDMAIVQGLSGYMVKMVLPEPDVQSTYKTVVKAEIEIKPRVWASPEVAYPSTISVYYTNKINEIKGVAYNSTNNPITGRYVKTENNEEDRYIFDITDYYQTISRYSDSKDVRQLLLTIPNLTSSFNRMIIKDVPVLRVYYASYKD; translated from the coding sequence ATGCGATTGATATTTTTTCTACTTATAGCTACGTTAGGACTATATTCCTGTAATAATGACCTAACTACCATAGGTCAGGATTTGATTAATAATGGAAATCATATTGAAGTACAAACCACCTTGCTGAAAGAAACAGGTACGATAAAAATAGACTCCTTTATCACCTCCAGCGGAAGATACGGTTCGGCTATTACGGAAATGTTCATGGGCCGCTATAAAGATCAATATAGTGGTGTCACGACGGCATCCCCCTGTTTTCAGATCGTTCCGGTTTCCCAACCGTCTATCAATTTCCGGTATTTGCTGGATTCGGTCACCTTCCATTTCAAAGTAGGGAAAAATATTTGGGGAGATACGACAGAAACAGCTACTCCTCAAACACTTTCACTTTATCGTTTGGCCCGCTTGCCGGAATTCAGGACAGACCAAAACGACTACTTTTATAACCGGGATTCTATTCCATGGGGAGATAAACTGGCAACAGTCAGTTTTATTCCCAAAAGGATGATTATGAATCAGGTATATTTCAAACTCGAGAAGGATACGCTGACCGAAAGAATGTTTGCTATGATGCAAAACGACGATCCTATTTTCAGGCCGAACAGCAATAGTGAGATCAGCTATTATAAATTTATCAATTACTTTAAAGGTCTGGCTATTCAAAGTGGAAAAGACAATAATTGTTTGTTAAGCCTGGAAATGATCCCGGACAGCCTGTATATGCGGTTTCATTATCATAATGCAGACCAAAAGTATACTTACGATTTGAAGCTATTGAGTCAGAGAAATGAATACCAATATTTTAATGTAAAAAATATACCTTCGGAAAAGTATGGTTTCGAAGCTTTGACCGAACAGACAAAAGAAGTGAAATTTACAGAACATGACATGGCTATCGTTCAAGGGCTTAGTGGATATATGGTAAAAATGGTCCTTCCGGAGCCCGATGTTCAATCGACTTATAAAACCGTGGTAAAAGCTGAAATTGAAATAAAACCCCGGGTATGGGCTTCGCCGGAAGTTGCTTATCCATCGACGATCAGTGTTTATTATACGAACAAGATTAATGAAATAAAAGGTGTGGCTTATAACAGTACCAATAATCCTATTACCGGAAGATATGTAAAGACTGAAAACAATGAAGAAGACAGGTATATTTTCGACATTACCGATTATTACCAAACAATTTCCCGGTATTCCGACTCCAAGGATGTCAGACAGCTGTTATTGACCATACCTAATTTAACTTCTTCTTTTAATCGTATGATTATAAAAGACGTGCCTGTATTGAGGGTATATTATGCAAGTTATAAAGACTAA